In the Cellvibrio sp. KY-GH-1 genome, TGGATGCTGAGGATATGGCCAGCTTGCCGCTTGAGTATCATGCAGAACCTGAGCTGGGTTTGGCATCCGGTGAGGATGGGTTGGATTTCACGCGCCGGTTATTGGTTGAGGCTTTGGATCATCTAACGGAAAGCGGCCTGCTGGTGGTTGAAGTTGGAAACTCCTGGCCAGCGTTGGAAGACGCTTACCCGGAAATACCTTTTGCCTGGGTTGAGTTTGTGCGAGGCGGACACGGTGTTTTTGTGTTGAACGCGGCAGATTTACGCAGGGCGCGGGAGCTGGGTGTTATCTAACCTGTGCGTAGGCAAACTAACTCACGTATAATTTGCTTACACTTTTTGTCCACTTTATTGACTTGTCTGGTGTTGGATTCTTATGTCTGGAAATACCTACGGAAAATTATTTACGGTTACTACTTTTGGCGAAAGCCATGGTCTGGCACTGGGTGCTATTGTGGATGGTTGCCCACCAGGGTTGGAATTAACCGAGGCCGATATCCAGATTGATCTGGATCGCCGTAAGCCGGGTACTTCGCGCTTTACCACGCAGCGTCGCGAAGAGGATTTGGTAAAGATTTTATCGGGTGTGTTTGAAGGAAAAACCACTGGAACTCCAATTGGAATGGTGATTGAGAATACCGATCAGCGCTCCAAGGATTATTCCAATATTAAAGATCAATTCCGTCCGGCTCATGCGGATTACACCTACATGCAAAAATACGGGGTGCGTGATTATCGTGGTGGTGGCCGTTCATCGGCACGTGAGACAGCGATGCGTGTTGCGGCAGGTTCTATTGCAAAAAAATATCTGAAGGATTTTCACGGGATCGAAGTGCGCGGCTATTTATCGCAGCTGGGGCCAATCAAAATTGACACCGTGGATTGGGATCAGGTTGATCAAAACCCTTTCTTCTGTCCCGATGCGAGCAAAGTGCCTGAGATGGAAGAGTTTATGAAAGCGCTTAATAAAGAAGGTGATTCAATTGGTGCGAAAATTACCGTGGTTGCTACCAATGTGCCACCGGGGTTAGGGGAGCCGATATTTGATCGACTCGACGCTGAAATTGCGCACGCGTTGATGAGTATTAATGCGGTAAAAGGCGTGGAGATTGGTGAAGGGTTTGCCGTTGTTGAGCAACGTGGTAGTAAGCATCGCGATGAAATGACGCCGGAAGGATTTTTGTCCAATAATGCAGGCGGGATTTTGGGTGGCATTTCTTCTGGTCAGGATATTATCGCCAATATCGCGTTAAAACCGACGTCAAGTCTGCATATTCCTGGACGCAGTGTGGATGTACATGGTAATCCTGTCGAAGTCATTACCAAAGGTCGTCACGACCCCTGTGTTGGAATCCGTGCAACACCTATCGCTGAAGCTATGCTGGCATTGGTGTTGATGGATCACCTGTTGCGTCATCGCGGGCAAAACGGCGCGGTTAAACATTCTGTGCCGGTGATTCCTGCCAGCGTGAAATAACGTTTTACCAGTCTGATGATAAGGCTATCGTCAGACTGTATTCCTTCTCCTTTCCAGCGTTCCTTTTTATGTCCCTGCCTGCCGCGCAAGTTCCTGTTCCCTATTGGCGTCTTTCCGGATTTTACTTTTTTTATTTTGCCGTCGTTGGAACCTTAATTCCCTATTGGGGTGTTTATCTAAAATCTCTTGGCTATTCATCCCAGGGCGTGGGAATCATCAGTGCGATTATTTTGGCTACTCGAATCCTTGCGCCCAATTTTTGGGGTTGGCTTGCCGATCGCACCCGAGAGCGGTTGAAAATTATTCGTTACGGTAGCTTTCTTGCTGCCATTGTTTTTGCTGGTGTGCTGCTTGATCAACGCTATTGGTGGCTGGTGTTGGTGGTGAGTTGCTATACCTTTTTTTGGCACGCAGTGTTGCCGCAGTTTGAAGTCATTACTCTGGGTTATCTTGCCGGGAATTACCATAAATACAGTCAGATCCGACTGTGGGGATCTTTGGGTTTTATGGCGGCGGTAATCGGTTTGGGGTTGGTGTTTGATGTATTGCCAATAAAATTTTTGCCGCTATTTATCTTGAGCTTTTTAATTCTTATCTGGCTTTCCAGCTTAAGTTTGCAAGATAAGAGTGGCAATAAAAATATCGAAAGCACGAGCGGATTTTTATCTATTGTTACCCAGCCGGTTATGTTATGTTTTTTGGTGTCCAGTTTTTTGTTGCAGTTAAGTCACGGTCCGTATTACACATTTTACACCTTGTATTTGGTGGAAAATCACGGCTATAGCAGCATTTCCACCGGGTTGCTATGGGCTTTGGGTGTACTGGCAGAGGTAGTGATTTTTATCGTTATGCCGCAAATCTTGCGAAATTATAGTTTGCGTAAGTTATTCCTATTCGCTTTATTATTGACCGGTTTCCGTTGGGTTTTAATAGGCTTTTGCGCTAGTTCATTAATGGTTTTGTTGTTTGCTCAGCTGCTACATGCCAGTAGTTTTGGGGTTGCACACTCGGTTTCCATTGAGTTGGTGAGAAATTATTTCAAAGGAGGTCATCAGGGGCAGGGGCAGGCGCTGTACAGTTCCTTTAGTTTTGGTGCCGGCGGCGCTGCCGGCGCATTGATTGGCGGCCTGTTATGGGACTATAGTGCGCCTTTAACATTCTTATTATCCTCAGTTGCCGCGTTGCTGGCTTTTGCGTTCTGTTATCGCTGGTTGCATCCCGTCGTTGTAAACGAGGCTGGTTAATATGGAAAACCTTAGAGTTTCGCTGGTCCAGCAAGTCATTGTTCCTAATGATCCGCAATCGAATTTGGATCATTACAACAATGTTTTGGATAAAATCTCTGCCACTGACTTAATTGTACTGCCTGAAGTATTCACCACGGGTTTTTGTTCCAGTGCGCGCAATTATGCAGAGGCTGTGGATGGGCGTGCTTATCAATGGATGCAAACACAAGCTGCAAAACATAACGCAGTTGTGACTGGCAGTTTGGTAGTGAAACAAGGTGATACCTATTTTAATCGCCTCGTATGGATGCGCCCTGATGGCATTTATGCAGAATACGATAAGCGCCATTTATTTCGTATGGCGGGGGAGCACACACGTTATGCGATGGGGACGGATCGCATTCTGGTTGACCTTAAGGGATGGCGAATTCTGCCGCTGATTTGTTATGACCTGCGCTTTCCTGTATGGAGTCGCAATCGCAATGATTATGATCTTGCTATTTATGTCGCCAATTGGCCTAGCGCGCGGGCATTACATTGGAATCGCCTGTTGCAAGCGCGCGCCATCGAAAACCTGAGTTATGTTATTGGTGTTAATCGTGTTGGTATGGATGAGGCAGGGCAGCACTATGTGGGCGACTCTTCTGTCTACGGTCCTGCCGGTGAGTTAATCGCGGCGAGTCAAGAACCGGAAATAATTTCTACCGAGCTTTATGCAGATCGTTTGCACGAGTACCGGGAAAAATTTCCTGCTAATCTCGATATGGACAAATTTGAATTGCTGCCTTGATCAGCAACAGTAACTGCATCATCCGGAGAACTGTTGAAAATGCCTAAAGGTTTTGGTGATAAATTAGTTATAGCGATTTCTTCGCGTGCGTTATTCAATCTGGATGCCAGTCATCAGGTGTATGTCAAAGATGGTTTAGCGGCTTACGCGCAGTACCAGATAGATCATGAGGATGAAATTCTTGAGCCCGGCGATGCTTTTCCGATGGTGAAAAAGCTCTTGCGCTTGAATGAGCGCTTGGGCGGTGAACCGCGAGTGGAAGTCATTTTACTTTCACGCAATAGCGCTGATACTGGGTTGCGCGTTTTTAATTCCATTGAGCATTACGGATTAAAAATCAGCCGCGCTGCATTCTGCGGCGGCACATCGCCGTATCGTTATGCGTCGGCGTTTGGCTGCCATCTATTTCTCTCAACCGAGGCAGATGATGTAAAGCAGGCATTGGATCACGGCATGGCAGCAGCGACCTTGATTGCATCGAATAGTCAGATTGAAAATGAAGATGAATTGCGTTTTGCATTTGATGGAGATGCCGTGCTTTTTTCTGATGAGGCTGAGCGTGTCTTTAAAACTCAGGGTTTATCGGCATTTACGGAAAGTGAAAAGGCGTCCGCCAAAGAGCCATTGAGTGGTGGGCCGTTCAAACAGTTTTTATCGGCGTTGCACGGTTTGCAGGCTGAGTTTGGTGAAAGTTGCCCGATTCGCACTGCGTTGGTGACGGCGCGGTCTGCGCCCGCACATGAGCGAGTTATCCGCACATTGCGCGCTTGGAATATTCGGATTGATGAATCCTTGTTTCTCGGTGGTTTGTCCAAGGGAACGTTTCTTAAAGCTTATGGGGCGGATGTATTTTTTGATGATCAAAAGATGCATTGCGAGTCCGCCGCTGAGCATGTGCCCACGGGACATGTGCCCCATGGTATCGCGAATCATCAACCATCCTGATCTCCCGGAGTAATGACTTATATACTCAACCAGGGGTCCTTTTAGGGTGTTTTTCACTATTTTCGTCATATTCCTTCGTCAAAAACTTTGAATTTCCGGGATATAGTCTAAAGTTGTAACAAGAGCAGCCTGTAGCACAATTAATAATTGCTAGGCATAAGCTCCTGTTTTGTTCTATTCTCATTATGAATAATCTAACCTGATTTTTATAACTCCAAGTATGCTTGGGGTTTTTGTTACCGGTGCTTGCCCCTGGCAACTGCCCCAGTGAGTGAGCCATTCGGAGGGCTTATGAAGCTGCAACAACTGCGTTATATCTGGGAGGTCGCGCATCATGACCTCAATGTTTCTGCAACCGCACAAAGTCTTTATACGTCGCAACCGGGCATCAGTAAGCAGATTCGTTTGCTTGAGGATGAGTTGGGTGTGGAGATCTTTTCCCGCAGCGGTAAGCACCTGACCCGCATTACGCCGGCGGGTGAAGCCATTCTGAAAACGGCGGGTGAAATCCTGCGCAAAGTAGAAAGTATTAAACAAGTGGCCCAAGAGTTCAGTAATGAACGTAAGGGTACTTTGACATTGGCAACCACTCATACCCAGGCGCGGTATGCATTGCCGCCCGTGATAGGCTCGTTTATTAAGCAGTATCCGGAGGTTTCCCTGCATATGCATCAGGGAACACCGATGCAAATCTCTGAAATGGCAGCGGATGGTACGGTAGATTTTGCCATCGCAACGGAAGCCATGGAGCTGTTTAGTGATTTAATCATGATGCCTTGTTACCGTTGGAATCGTAGCATCGTAGTGCCTAAAAACCATCCACTGGCGCAAGTTGCTAACCTGACTTTGGAAGAAGTTGCCAAGTATCCAATTGTGACTTACGTATTCGGGTTTACTGGCCGCTCGAAACTGGATGAGGCGTTTATCAATCGTGGCTTGGCTCCGAAGGTTGTGTTTACTGCAGCAGATGCTGACGTTATAAAAACCTACGTTCGCCTCGGGTTGGGTGTAGGTATCATTGCCAGTATGGCCTATAGCGATACTGCTGATTCTGATTTGGTGGCTTTGGATGCGAGTCACTTGTTCGAATCCAGCGTTACCAAGATAGGTTTCCGTCGTGGCACCTTCTTGCGCGGCTTTATGTACGACTTTATTGAAAAGTTTGCACCGCATCTAACCAAAGACATTATCAATGAGGCGTTTAGTCGCCATTCGCGGGCTGAGCTGGATGATCTGTTTGAGGATATTGAAATACCTACGCGCTAACCTTTCCAAAGGTAATGTTGTTTTGAAAAAGCCGGGCAAATCGCCCGGCTTTTTCATTTTAATCAATAGGTTAAAAAGCTTGCTTAAAGTGATCCTAATCATATTTACCAGAATTAAGTAAATCTCGAAACTTTTAAAACTTATACAAAAATATTGCAATGTATAGGTTTTGAGTTTATACCTATACAAAGATTCTAATTTGTATAGGTTTTTCTATGCGCAAGATTCCGATCGGTGTTAGTCAGTGTCTGCTTGGTGAAAAAGTGCGCTATGACGGTGGTCATAAACGTAATCGCTTTTTGGTAGAGGATCTGGCGGAGGTGGTCGATTTTCGCCCGGTATGTCCTGAAGTGGCTATAGGCTTGGGGATTCCTCGAAAGCCTATACGGCTCGTAATTAATGGTGGGGACACGCGGGTACTCGGAATTGAAAATCCCGATCAGGATGTGACCGACGCTTTGGTTGCCCAAGCTGAAGCTGCCGTCCAACAAATGCCTGATATCTGCGGTTATGTTTTTATTCAAAACTCTCCGAGCTGTGGTGTCTTTGGTGTTAAACGCTACCTTCCTAACGGCTACTCAATTGATCGCGACGGTCGTGGCGCCTACGCGAAGCGTTTTATGGAGTTAATGCCCTTGTTACCGGTTGAGGAAGCTGGACGCTTGAATGATGCCGGGTTGCGAGACAATTTTTTAACCCGTGTCTTTGCCTACCATGATTTCAAAACCCGTATCCTGCCTGCTCCAACGGCCAAAAAGCTGATCGACTTTTACTCGCGGTACAAATATCAAGTGATGGCTCACCACGTGCCTAGTTATTTTGCGATAGGCAGGTTCCTGGCCAATCTTTCATTACGAGACATTCAATCCAGTTGTGATGAGTTTTTTCAGTTGTTTATGGACGCGCTTAAACATCACGCGACTCGTAAGGGAAACACCAACGCCATGATGCATTTGCGTGGTTATCTGAAGGAAATATTAACCACGCAGGATAAGCAGGAATTATCCCAGTTAATAGATTCCTACAAAGCGGGGAGAGTTCCGTTAGTTGTCCCCTTAACTCTGCTGAAACATCATCTGCAGAAGTTAGACAATCCCTATTTGAAATCTCAAACGTTTTGGGAGCCTCATCCGGAGCAATTGGGTTTGCGAAACCATATTGTTGAAAACTAATGATGAATACTGACACCGCTGTTATTGAATCCGTGGCAAGTGATCAATCCGAAGAAGGTTTGGTTCCGATTCGTGAAATTTCGCGCGCAACGGGAATCAATACAGTCACTCTACGCGCATGGGAAAGACGCTATGGTTTGCTGATTCCGCAACGTACGGCCAAGGGACACAGGTTATACAGTTTGGCTGATATTAGCCGTGTTAAAGAGATTCAAGTCTGGCTAGGGCGGGGCGTAGCTATTAGCAAGATTAAAGCGTTGCTAACGGGTCAACCCCAAGAGCACTCGGTGGCGGAAATCGATTCCATCTGGCTTAGTTTGATTGATCAAATCCACATGCAGATTAACGCGTTTCATCGCGGGCGTTTGGTGCATATTTTGGCGGATACCTATGCGCTTTATCCGGCGGAAATGGTTGCTGATTATTTGCTGGTTCCGTTAATAAATAGCTTGCAAGCGAATGAATTCGGCATGGTCGCCAAGCGAAGTTTCTTTGCAAGTGTGTTACAAGAATATTTGTATGCCGCTATTTATAGGCAGCGCCAGCCCTTGGGCCAGAGCAAAATTTTACTCGTCTCATTATCTCAAGATGGGAATGATTTATTACCTTTGGCACTAAGTTACAGTTTATTAGTCCATCAATATCATGCGGAATATCTTGGTGCCCTGGAATTGAATGAAGCTCGCCTCTGCGCGGAAGTATTACAAGCAAAAATAGTTGTGCTAATTAGCTCGCCAAACGTCAATACCGGCGAGCTACAGCTACACTTGAAGGCATGGCGAGATAAAAATGCCATACCGGTAGTCTTGGCAGGGGGGCTGGCGACTGTGTATCCCGCGCTGGGTTTGAGGGAGGATAGTGACGTTTACCCCTGTGCCACTTTGGAGCTGGTTCACACTGCAATTAATTTATTGGTAAAGGGATAAGTCATCATCATGACCCATAGTGCTCCACCTCTCGTTCACACTATTCCACAAAAGATACGCAATCTTTATCTGCGCTTTGATAAAAAAATGCTGGCTAACCTCGCTAATGTGTACAGCGAGGATATTCAATTTCGCGATCCATTACACGCGTTAAATGGTTTACAGAATTTGACAGATTACTACAGCGGTATGATGGGAGATTTACTGGAGTGTCGTTTTGAATTTCATCACTCCATGGAAATGTTGGATCGCGGCGAAGCGATCTTATTTTGGACCATGCATTACCGTCATAAACAACTCGCCGGGGGAAGGCTGCTTGAACTAACGGGTAATACCCATATTTTGTTTAACGATAAAGTGTATTACCACCGTGACTATTACGACGCGGGTTCCATGTTGTACGAGCACTTGCCGGTAATGGGGTTTGCGATACGGCAAGTAAAAAAACGGATTGGTGCCAAATGACAGCGCTTGTTTGGTTTCGGCACGATTTGCGCGTTTACGACAATCCCGCTTTGTTTAAAGCGGCGGAGACACGTGAGGGAGTGGTTGCTGTTTATGTCCATTGTGAAGCTTATGTGCGTCTGCATACTATTGCCCCCACACGTCTGGATTTTATTCGGCGACATTTGCATTTGCTCCAGCAAGCGTTGCAAACATTAAATATCCCTTTAAAGGTTATTTGCGTACAAAAATCAGCGGAGATTGCTCCGGCTCTTCTTAAGCTCGCTCAGGTTGTTAATGCATCCCAATTGTTTTTTAACGCGGAATATCCAATCAATGAAATCAACCGCGACTTATCCGTTAATCAATTGCTTAGGGAGCAGGGTGTTCTCGTAAAACGCTGCCATGATCGCTGCGTCGTGCCGCCCGGGATGATCCGTAACGGGCAGGGCGAGCCATATAAAGTGTTTACCGCATTCAAAAAGAAATGGCTGCAAACCGTCATGCCCATCAGCATGAAGCCTCATGGATTGCCGGCAGTACAGCCTGCATTAACTGTGTGTAACGCATCACCTGAAGAGATTGACCAACTGTTTGTTTCCCATGAGTTGCGCGATCTTGCCGCGTTATGGCCAGCCGGTGAAGAGGAAGCCTGTCGCCGTTTGGATTTATTTATTGAAAAATCCATTACCCGTTACCAGGAACAGCGCGACTTTCCCGCTATTGACGGAACTTCATCACTCTCACCGTATTTGTCTGTTGGTTCATTATCTCCGCGGCAAGCGATTGCTGCCGTGTTGGCGTTTACCCAGGGGGAATGGGAGGGGGGAAATGCCGGTGCAAATTGTTGGATCAGTGAATTGATCTGGCGAGAGTTTTACCAGCATGTCGTAGTCGATTATCCGCAAGTTTGTAAACGCAAGGCAATGCAAGCCCACACCGAGGCTTTCCCTTGGAGTTATGACAAAGCTTTTTTCAACGCCTGGTGTGAGGGCAGAACCGGCATTCCGATTGTGGATGCCGCTATGCGTCAGCTAAATGCCACCGGCTGGATGCACAATCGTTTGCGGATGGTAGTGGCGATGTTCCTCACCAAAAATGGCCAAATCGATTGGCGTATGGGCGAAGACTATTTTATGTCGCAGTTGGTCGATGGTGATTTCGCCGCTAACAACGGTGGCTGGCAGTGGAGCGCATCGACCGGAACAGATGCTGCGCCTTACTTCCGTATTTTTAACCCTGTTAGTCAATCCGAACGCTTTGATCCAAATGGCGATTTTATTCGTAAATGGATTCCAGAAATTGCGTATTTATCGAATCGGCAAATTCATAATCCACCGGCGATGGCCAATTATCCCGCCCCAATAGTGGATTTGTCGGCGAGCAGAAAATCGACGATTGCTTTATTTGCGCAACTCCCGAGTGTTTAGCAGTAATTGATCCGCAGGAGACAATCCATTGAGCCGCTATTCAAATGTGCCATCGAGGGTTCTTGTTACCGGTGCTTCCAGCGGCATTGGCTATGAGCTTGCGCGCTTGTATTTACAGCAAGGCAGCGATGTATTTTTGATTGCGCGTTCTGTGGATGCGTTGTCCAGCTTGGTTGAAGAATTTCCCGACCATTGCACAGCGTTGCCTGCGGACCTTTCTAGTGAGCAGGATTCTTTGCGAGTGGGGGCATTGCTTTCAGCCGCGACAGATTACCTGGATCTGGTCATTTTAAATGCAGGCACCTGCGAATATGTGGATGTTGAAAATTTAACACGCGAGCCATTTTTCAAAGTAATGAATATTAATTGGTGGGGCTGTGTACACAGCCTCCTGTTTTGCATGCCGCTTTTACGCAATGCAGCAGCAATGATGCGGTCTCCGCAGTTGGTGGGTGTTTCCAGTATGGCAAGTTTGTTACCTATGCCTCGGTCGCAGGCCTATGGCTCCTCAAAAGTTGCTTTGGAATATTTATTGAATTCCCTGCGCGTAGATTTGAGCAATCAGGATATTGACATCACTATTGTGCGCCCGGGGTTTGTAAAAACGCCGTTAACTGAGCGCAATGATTTTGCTATGCCTTGGTTGATAACAGCTGAGGTTGCGGCGAAAAAAATCAAACTAGGTATACAGGCTCGCAAGTGGGTGGTGCAGTTCCCCTGGCCGTTGGTTGTGCTCATGAAATTTGTGGCTTGGTTGCCGCTGGTGGTGCAAATTAGTTTACTAAAAAAAATTTCCCGAAATTCCTAAAAACAGGTTGTATCTATGTCCGCTGCAGGGAAAAAAATTGCTATTGTTGGGTCGGGTATTAGTGGATTGGTCTGTGCGTATTTGCTCGCCAAGCGCAATCAGGTCAGCGTCTTTGAGGCGGCCAACGAAATCGGCGGCCACACCGCAACCAAGCGGGTGTGCACTGCACAGGGCAATTATGATATCGACACCGGATTTATTGTTTTCAATGATCGTACCTATCCAAACTTCATGCGCTTGCTGAGTACATTGGGTGTTGCCTACCAACCAACAGAAATGGGCTTTAGTGTTTCCTGTCGGCGTACGGCATTTGAGTACGCCGGAACATCTGTTAATGGTTTATTTGCGCAGCGCAAAAATGTTTTTAGCGTTGAACATTGGCGGATGTTATTAGACATTGTGCGTTTTAATAAAGATTGTATTGCTCGCTACGAGCAAAATGCATTGCCAGAAGGGCAAACTTTAGGCGAATTTCTTTCTGCCCAGGGTTATTCACAGCGGTTTAGAGATTTCTATATTTTGCCAATGGTTTCCGCTATTTGGTCGTCATCGTTGGAAACGGCGGCGGCGATGCCGTTAGTGTTTTTTATTCGTTTTTTTTACAACCACGGTTTATTAACTGTGACCCAACAGCCTCAGTGGTACACCATTGTTGGTGGGTCAAATAAATACCTTGGTCCGTTAACTGAATCTTTTAAAGATACTATTTTTACCAATTGCCCAATCACACGAGTCGAGCGCCTGGATGCCGGCGTACGAATTGTCTCAAAACAGTTTGGCGAGCAGGACTTTGATGAAGTGATCTTCGCCTGCCATAGTGATCAGGCGCTACAGCTGCTAACGGACGCAAGCGCGGCAGAATCGGACATTCTCGGCGCTATTCCTTATGCACCAAATCAGGTGGTTTTGCATTCTGATGCTAGCGTGTTACCGCGTGCTGGTACTGCGTGGGCGAGCTGGAATTATTTACTCCCCGCACAAAACACCAATGAGGCGGTGTTGACTTACAACATGAATATTCTGCAGCGATTGATCTCCGCTGAAGTATTCTGCGTATCAGTGAATGCAGGTTCAGTTATCGATCCAACCAAGGTTTATGGAACTTATAACTATAGTCACCCAATGTTTACGTTGGGTTCCTTAACTGCCCAGTCGCGCTGGGGTGAAATAAGTGGTCATCGCCACACCCATTTTTGTGGGGCATATTGGCGCAATGGTTTTCATGAAGATGGTGTGGTCTCGGCAATTCGCGTTGCAGCGGCCTTGGGTGAAATCTGGTAATCGTGAAATCTGTTAATCGTAAATAAATTTTTCTGCGGTGAGTTATGCACAGTGCGATTTATAAAGGCATCCTAAAGCACCGTCGCTTCATTCCCAAGCGTCATGAATTTAGTTATTCATCGACGCTGTTTTACATAGATCTGGATGAGCTGCCCCATCTATTTGACAAAGTGACAGGCTGGTCACTGGAATCAATGAATTTTGGGAGTTTTCGTCGTAGTGATTATTTGGGAAATCCGGAGCTTCCGTTAGTTGATGAAGTACGGGGAAAAGCCCGGGAGTTGGCCGGATATTGTCCAGATGGAGCGGTGCGCATGCTGACGAATCTGCGCATTCTGGGGGTTTGTTTTAATCCGGTAACGTTTTATTACCTGTTCAATCGTGGTCAAACGCATCCTGAATTAATTTTGGCGCAAGTCAATAATACCCCCTGGAATGAACGACACGTTTACGTCGTGCAGTGCAACAGTCAGACAGGCAAAACGGATTGCACTTTCGCTAAAACTTTTCATGTCTCGCCATTTAACCCTCTTGCGATGGAGTATCGATGGGTGAGTACCAGTCCTGCGGAAAATATTCTCGTGCATATGGAAAATCATACGGCAAATCCCGGTCAAGGAAACGACTCTTTGCATATGGATGCTACTCTCAGTTTAAAGCGCTACGAATGGTCCGCTAGCGCGCTTCGCAAAATTCTCTGGTCGCAGCCTTGGGCTGCGATAAAAGTTCCTTTCGCTATTTATTGGCAGGCTCTGAAACTATTAGTTAAACGGGCGCCTGTTTACGACCACATTGATTTAAAAACAACGGGGGAAAACCGTGAAGACTTCCAGCATCGCACTCCTACCCAGCCATAGAGCCTCGTCGCTGAGTCGTAGCCAGGTAATGGCACGGCGCTTGTTGATGAAATTATTTTCCCGCTTGCAATGGGGTTGTTTACGTATTCACGAGCAGGGTGAGTTGTATCAGTTTGGTCAATCGCCAGAAAAGACGGATTTGATCGCAGATATCTATGTACACGACGCTCAGCTTTACTGTGAAGTAGCCTTTTCTGGTTCTATCGGATCAGGGGAAGCCTATATGAGCGGTTATTGGTCTACGCCTAATCTCACAGCAGTGATGCGGCTATTCGTTCGTAATCTGGATGCGTTGGATGCAATGGATTCGCAGCAGTCGCGCCTGGGTAAATGGGTTTTGAAACTATTCCACTGGTTCAATCGCAATACTCGCGAGGGTTCTCGCAACAATATCTCTGCCCACTATGATCTGGGGAACGAATTTTTTAAGCTGTTTCTTGATAAGAGCATGATGTATTCCGCTGCTATATACCCTCGTCCTGATGCATCTTTGGCTGAGGCCGCAGAGTTTAAATTGCAGCGAGTGTGCGAAAAACTGCAATTGAATGAGCAGGACCATTTGCTGGAAATAGGTACTGGCTGGGGTGGTTTGGCAATTCATGCAGCAACTCATTATGGCTGCAAAGTAACTACCACAACAATCTCCAAAGAACAGCGTGATTTTGCAACAGCACAAATTAATGCGCTTGGCCTTGAAGATAAAATTACTGTTCTGTTTGATGATTATCGCGATTTGCAGGGCCAGTTTTCCAAACTGGTTTCTATCGAAATGATAGAGGCGGTTGGTCATGAACATTACGACCAATACTTTTCGATTTGTTCCAGGTTACTTGCGCCGAATGGTTTGATGCTTATACAGGCAATCACAATAGCCGACCAGCGTTATGAGCAGGCGAGGCAGACGGTAGATTTTATCCAGCGCTATATTTTCCCGGGGGGTTGCTTGCCGTCTATTGCGGTGATTGCTGATTCCGTCAAACGAAACACTACTATGAATATTCTCCAGATTGAAGATATTGGTGAGCATTATGCACAAACGCTCAAGCATTGGAGAGAAGCATTTAATGGGAGCTTGGAGCAGGTAAGGGCACAAGGGTTTGATGAGCGCTTTATTCG is a window encoding:
- the aroC gene encoding chorismate synthase codes for the protein MSGNTYGKLFTVTTFGESHGLALGAIVDGCPPGLELTEADIQIDLDRRKPGTSRFTTQRREEDLVKILSGVFEGKTTGTPIGMVIENTDQRSKDYSNIKDQFRPAHADYTYMQKYGVRDYRGGGRSSARETAMRVAAGSIAKKYLKDFHGIEVRGYLSQLGPIKIDTVDWDQVDQNPFFCPDASKVPEMEEFMKALNKEGDSIGAKITVVATNVPPGLGEPIFDRLDAEIAHALMSINAVKGVEIGEGFAVVEQRGSKHRDEMTPEGFLSNNAGGILGGISSGQDIIANIALKPTSSLHIPGRSVDVHGNPVEVITKGRHDPCVGIRATPIAEAMLALVLMDHLLRHRGQNGAVKHSVPVIPASVK
- a CDS encoding MFS transporter; protein product: MSLPAAQVPVPYWRLSGFYFFYFAVVGTLIPYWGVYLKSLGYSSQGVGIISAIILATRILAPNFWGWLADRTRERLKIIRYGSFLAAIVFAGVLLDQRYWWLVLVVSCYTFFWHAVLPQFEVITLGYLAGNYHKYSQIRLWGSLGFMAAVIGLGLVFDVLPIKFLPLFILSFLILIWLSSLSLQDKSGNKNIESTSGFLSIVTQPVMLCFLVSSFLLQLSHGPYYTFYTLYLVENHGYSSISTGLLWALGVLAEVVIFIVMPQILRNYSLRKLFLFALLLTGFRWVLIGFCASSLMVLLFAQLLHASSFGVAHSVSIELVRNYFKGGHQGQGQALYSSFSFGAGGAAGALIGGLLWDYSAPLTFLLSSVAALLAFAFCYRWLHPVVVNEAG
- a CDS encoding amidohydrolase produces the protein MENLRVSLVQQVIVPNDPQSNLDHYNNVLDKISATDLIVLPEVFTTGFCSSARNYAEAVDGRAYQWMQTQAAKHNAVVTGSLVVKQGDTYFNRLVWMRPDGIYAEYDKRHLFRMAGEHTRYAMGTDRILVDLKGWRILPLICYDLRFPVWSRNRNDYDLAIYVANWPSARALHWNRLLQARAIENLSYVIGVNRVGMDEAGQHYVGDSSVYGPAGELIAASQEPEIISTELYADRLHEYREKFPANLDMDKFELLP
- a CDS encoding 5'-nucleotidase, which produces MPKGFGDKLVIAISSRALFNLDASHQVYVKDGLAAYAQYQIDHEDEILEPGDAFPMVKKLLRLNERLGGEPRVEVILLSRNSADTGLRVFNSIEHYGLKISRAAFCGGTSPYRYASAFGCHLFLSTEADDVKQALDHGMAAATLIASNSQIENEDELRFAFDGDAVLFSDEAERVFKTQGLSAFTESEKASAKEPLSGGPFKQFLSALHGLQAEFGESCPIRTALVTARSAPAHERVIRTLRAWNIRIDESLFLGGLSKGTFLKAYGADVFFDDQKMHCESAAEHVPTGHVPHGIANHQPS
- the cysB gene encoding HTH-type transcriptional regulator CysB, which translates into the protein MKLQQLRYIWEVAHHDLNVSATAQSLYTSQPGISKQIRLLEDELGVEIFSRSGKHLTRITPAGEAILKTAGEILRKVESIKQVAQEFSNERKGTLTLATTHTQARYALPPVIGSFIKQYPEVSLHMHQGTPMQISEMAADGTVDFAIATEAMELFSDLIMMPCYRWNRSIVVPKNHPLAQVANLTLEEVAKYPIVTYVFGFTGRSKLDEAFINRGLAPKVVFTAADADVIKTYVRLGLGVGIIASMAYSDTADSDLVALDASHLFESSVTKIGFRRGTFLRGFMYDFIEKFAPHLTKDIINEAFSRHSRAELDDLFEDIEIPTR
- a CDS encoding DUF523 and DUF1722 domain-containing protein, producing MRKIPIGVSQCLLGEKVRYDGGHKRNRFLVEDLAEVVDFRPVCPEVAIGLGIPRKPIRLVINGGDTRVLGIENPDQDVTDALVAQAEAAVQQMPDICGYVFIQNSPSCGVFGVKRYLPNGYSIDRDGRGAYAKRFMELMPLLPVEEAGRLNDAGLRDNFLTRVFAYHDFKTRILPAPTAKKLIDFYSRYKYQVMAHHVPSYFAIGRFLANLSLRDIQSSCDEFFQLFMDALKHHATRKGNTNAMMHLRGYLKEILTTQDKQELSQLIDSYKAGRVPLVVPLTLLKHHLQKLDNPYLKSQTFWEPHPEQLGLRNHIVEN